A portion of the Verrucomicrobiota bacterium genome contains these proteins:
- a CDS encoding glycosyltransferase family 4 protein, with protein sequence MKIGLVRRGFSRTGGAEAYLKRLGRALADAGHEVTLYGTADWPPAEWPYGKVVPVPGDTPASFAQNLQAIQPGVDVLFSLERILRCDCYRAGDGVHARWLERRRAHEPGWRDRLRFTNRKHQEIQQLEESLLRQRKAREVITNSDLVKREIMAAFNYPAEQISVIRNGLPEAQFRKRPGTRQEWRNRWELHGNEIAVLFAGSGWFRKGLHYALEAMAAIKDPRVRLLVAGEGRKPWPVPSNVRFLGAVTDMGSLYGAADMFVLPTIYDPFSNACLEAASFGLPVITTAANGFAEIMRPGTHGDVIADAKNVPALRAAIEKWLDPRLREGVREACIELARRHSMRDNLQQTLSVLQRLAGSAPSPARG encoded by the coding sequence ATGAAAATTGGTCTCGTTCGCAGGGGGTTTTCCCGGACCGGTGGCGCCGAAGCGTACCTGAAACGGCTCGGGCGCGCCTTGGCGGATGCCGGCCATGAGGTTACGCTTTACGGCACGGCGGACTGGCCCCCGGCCGAGTGGCCGTACGGAAAAGTTGTGCCGGTCCCGGGCGATACGCCTGCGAGTTTCGCCCAAAACCTCCAGGCCATTCAGCCTGGTGTGGATGTCCTTTTCAGCTTGGAACGGATCCTTCGCTGCGATTGCTACCGGGCCGGGGACGGCGTACACGCGCGCTGGCTTGAGCGGCGGCGTGCTCACGAACCGGGCTGGCGGGACCGGTTGCGGTTCACCAATCGCAAGCACCAGGAAATACAGCAGTTGGAGGAGAGCCTGCTTCGCCAAAGAAAAGCGCGCGAAGTCATCACCAACTCCGACCTGGTAAAACGGGAAATCATGGCCGCCTTCAATTATCCGGCCGAGCAGATTTCGGTGATCCGTAACGGCCTGCCTGAGGCTCAGTTCCGAAAAAGGCCGGGAACCCGGCAGGAATGGCGCAACCGGTGGGAGCTCCACGGAAACGAGATCGCCGTGTTGTTCGCCGGCTCAGGATGGTTCCGCAAAGGCCTGCATTACGCGCTGGAGGCCATGGCCGCCATCAAAGATCCGCGGGTACGGCTGCTGGTTGCAGGTGAAGGCAGAAAACCGTGGCCGGTGCCGTCCAATGTGCGGTTTCTTGGGGCCGTAACGGACATGGGGTCGCTTTACGGCGCGGCAGACATGTTCGTGCTGCCGACGATTTACGATCCGTTCTCGAATGCCTGCCTGGAAGCCGCATCGTTCGGGTTACCCGTGATCACGACCGCTGCCAACGGCTTTGCAGAAATCATGCGACCGGGAACTCATGGCGACGTGATTGCGGACGCCAAAAACGTGCCGGCGCTCCGGGCCGCCATCGAGAAATGGCTGGATCCGCGTCTGCGGGAGGGCGTCCGGGAAGCATGCATTGAACTGGCGCGCCGCCATTCGATGCGTGACAACCTCCAGCAAACGTTATCGGTGCTGCAGAGGCTGGCCGGCAGCGCGCCGTCTCCCGCCCGGGGATAA
- a CDS encoding glycosyltransferase family 4 protein yields the protein MDPLPRSILYATSARIGGYGLDAVAHETLLGIRDRLGLALAYGNRAENLRRVPVRSLAWHPVRLLSNLESRYYYGAKKKALDRVASRFLQTGRFDLFHGWSGEALHTLRTARQLGIPSVLEIPTWHRHKGNQVPLKTERELEMERAPIPRRWLYRLLISRQQSLEEYDLADLILVLSERAAETFHAAGIADTKLFRMSRGVDTGRFRPGSPPPLFRAVFVGALIRRKGVHTLLEAWKRLQLPDAELWLVGHVHAEIRPLLESLPSGVQVIGFTREVEKIYPQCSVHVFPSECEGSAKSTYEAAACGLAQVTTREAGDIVVNGVNGIIVPPNNVEALATAIETLYRNPAMREAMGCAGRERVVSEFTWDHFRRRILEAYRTVMQRHRGF from the coding sequence ATGGACCCGTTACCCCGCAGCATTCTGTACGCAACCTCGGCCCGCATCGGGGGCTATGGGCTTGATGCCGTTGCTCATGAAACCCTGTTGGGTATCCGGGATCGTCTGGGGCTTGCCTTGGCGTACGGCAACCGTGCCGAGAATCTGCGCCGTGTACCCGTGCGGTCGCTCGCCTGGCACCCCGTCCGGCTGCTTTCCAACCTGGAAAGCCGTTATTATTATGGCGCGAAAAAGAAAGCGCTCGACCGTGTTGCGAGCCGGTTTCTACAGACGGGGCGGTTTGACCTTTTCCATGGATGGTCGGGCGAGGCGCTGCACACGTTGCGTACCGCCAGGCAACTCGGGATCCCGTCGGTGCTGGAAATCCCGACGTGGCACCGGCATAAAGGCAACCAAGTGCCTCTGAAAACGGAGCGCGAACTGGAGATGGAACGGGCCCCGATTCCGCGGCGCTGGCTTTACCGGTTACTGATCAGCCGGCAACAATCGCTTGAGGAATATGATCTGGCCGATCTCATCCTGGTGCTTTCCGAACGGGCGGCTGAAACCTTTCACGCCGCCGGCATTGCCGATACGAAATTGTTCCGCATGTCGCGCGGGGTGGACACTGGCCGGTTCCGGCCGGGTTCACCGCCGCCGCTGTTCCGGGCCGTGTTCGTCGGGGCGCTGATCCGGCGAAAAGGTGTTCACACCCTGCTGGAAGCCTGGAAGCGGCTCCAATTGCCGGACGCTGAGCTCTGGCTGGTGGGCCACGTTCATGCCGAGATCAGGCCGTTGCTGGAATCGTTGCCGTCCGGCGTGCAGGTGATCGGGTTTACCCGGGAGGTGGAAAAAATTTATCCCCAGTGCTCGGTCCACGTCTTTCCATCGGAGTGCGAGGGGAGTGCGAAATCGACGTATGAAGCTGCTGCCTGCGGTCTGGCGCAGGTGACGACGCGTGAGGCGGGTGATATTGTGGTAAACGGCGTTAACGGAATCATTGTCCCGCCCAATAACGTGGAAGCGCTTGCTACCGCCATTGAAACCCTTTACCGCAACCCGGCGATGCGGGAAGCCATGGGCTGTGCCGGGCGCGAGCGCGTCGTTTCCGAATTCACCTGGGACCATTTCCGCCGGCGGATTCTGGAAGCTTACCGGACAGTAATGCAGAGGCATCGCGGGTTCTGA
- a CDS encoding glycosyltransferase family 9 protein, producing MKRILTIQLKRLGDLVLNTAALGSLRQVYPGSRITLIIDQYSAELAPAIEGVDEFWVYRRNRSLPLWVRLSGTRFDGCVDFTGNDRAALMVLLSKASRRAGLRRPEQRRLRNWIYNAPAYSSVRDLHTVDLYLNLVRRLEPKAIPAEPALRLPANVLAGARSLLQDLGIRNAYFVVQAGTARAEKLWPAESWATVIAEAHRRSGLPCLLTGGRESAELKHAETIRSAIASRAPCIVLAGKTDLLLTCALIRQATFFLGVDSVGAHLAAVFKRPELVLFGPTNPFHWRPRHPGGRVVRAGFGPDYEPLSPTEPGQPMTALSTDTVIRAMGDLCG from the coding sequence ATGAAGCGCATCCTGACGATCCAATTGAAACGGCTGGGGGACCTGGTCCTGAACACCGCCGCCCTGGGCAGCCTGCGCCAGGTGTATCCCGGCAGCCGGATAACCCTGATCATCGACCAGTACTCCGCCGAGCTTGCGCCCGCCATCGAGGGGGTGGATGAATTCTGGGTTTACCGGCGCAACCGATCTCTGCCGCTGTGGGTCAGGCTGTCGGGCACGAGATTCGACGGCTGCGTGGATTTTACGGGCAACGACCGTGCGGCCCTGATGGTGCTGCTCTCCAAGGCCTCGCGGCGCGCCGGCCTCCGGCGGCCTGAGCAACGGCGTTTACGGAATTGGATCTACAACGCGCCGGCCTATTCCTCCGTCAGAGACCTGCACACCGTGGATCTTTACCTTAACCTGGTCCGCCGTCTCGAGCCGAAGGCGATCCCGGCTGAACCGGCGTTGCGCCTCCCGGCGAACGTCCTGGCGGGCGCACGGAGCCTCCTTCAGGACCTGGGCATCAGAAACGCCTATTTCGTGGTTCAAGCCGGTACGGCTCGCGCCGAGAAACTCTGGCCCGCGGAATCCTGGGCCACCGTCATCGCTGAGGCGCACCGGCGCTCCGGGTTGCCCTGCCTGCTCACCGGCGGGCGGGAATCGGCAGAGTTAAAGCACGCCGAAACCATACGTTCGGCGATCGCAAGCCGGGCGCCCTGCATTGTGCTGGCCGGGAAGACGGATCTGCTGCTCACCTGCGCCCTGATCCGGCAGGCAACGTTCTTTCTGGGCGTCGATTCGGTCGGCGCTCACCTTGCCGCCGTGTTCAAGCGACCCGAACTGGTGTTGTTCGGGCCGACAAATCCGTTCCACTGGCGCCCACGCCACCCCGGCGGACGCGTGGTCCGCGCCGGTTTCGGACCCGATTACGAACCGCTTTCTCCCACCGAGCCGGGGCAGCCGATGACCGCACTGTCGACCGACACGGTGATTCGTGCTATGGGGGACCTTTGCGGATGA
- a CDS encoding ATP-binding cassette domain-containing protein: MAKPKFSIRQTWQIAIGPYRDLFPYLKPYWWRFVLALLFGALYGMASGLLPLVMRYVNARLFPQGSRLADFSGAGGPDISGVVIVCAAIPFIFLLRSLCDYLNAYYMAWVSLRVLADLRCRLFEHLLRHSLDFFNRERAGLLISRVANDTMVAQNALTSISSDVIKQPLTIICALYALIHLDWKFTLMSLVLFPLCMVPIIVYGKKVRSQGKKEEANASSMMTVLQETFAGIRVIKAFAREERENANFRQITQQQFRHSMKVRKAIEVVGPMVEAVAAAGVGLALFYVWTTHLSAAKFLALLAGIFMLYDPVKKLSRIHLTMQKCFTATSNIFEIMHREPSIQDLPAAVALGRSAGDIRIENVTFRYRPELPPAVQQLNLHIEPGKYYALVGSSGAGKSTILSLLLRFYDPDEGAVLIDGRDLRTVQQRSLRDQIGIVTQDTFLFHDTILNNIRYGRLDATEAEVIGAAKQAYAHEFILAQPNGYQTVIGDKGCLLSGGQQQRLSIARALLKNAPILLLDEAMSALDSEAEREIQAAFERLAEGRTVIAIAHRLSTVLKADQIVVMHQGQVREIGTHSELVHGSMLYRRLYELQFNVQTEELAGVVA, encoded by the coding sequence ATGGCCAAACCTAAATTTTCGATTCGACAGACGTGGCAAATCGCCATCGGCCCGTATCGTGACCTGTTTCCGTACCTCAAGCCTTACTGGTGGAGATTTGTTCTGGCTCTGCTCTTCGGCGCCCTGTACGGCATGGCCAGCGGGCTTCTACCTCTGGTGATGCGGTACGTAAATGCCCGGCTCTTTCCCCAGGGCAGCCGCCTTGCAGACTTCTCCGGGGCGGGTGGACCGGATATCAGCGGCGTGGTTATCGTGTGTGCGGCCATCCCGTTCATCTTTCTGCTCCGGAGCCTTTGCGACTACTTGAACGCCTACTACATGGCCTGGGTAAGTCTGCGCGTCCTGGCCGACCTGCGCTGCAGGCTGTTCGAGCATCTCCTGCGTCACTCGCTCGATTTTTTTAACCGTGAGCGTGCCGGCCTGCTGATTTCCCGGGTGGCCAACGATACCATGGTCGCGCAGAATGCGCTCACCAGCATCAGCAGCGACGTGATCAAACAGCCGCTGACCATCATTTGCGCACTGTACGCGTTGATTCACCTCGACTGGAAGTTCACGTTGATGAGCCTCGTCCTTTTTCCGCTCTGCATGGTGCCGATCATCGTTTACGGCAAGAAAGTGCGCAGCCAGGGTAAGAAGGAAGAGGCCAACGCCAGTTCCATGATGACGGTCCTGCAGGAAACCTTTGCCGGCATCCGCGTCATCAAAGCGTTCGCACGCGAGGAACGCGAGAATGCAAATTTCCGCCAGATTACCCAGCAACAGTTCCGGCACAGCATGAAGGTACGCAAAGCGATCGAGGTGGTCGGACCGATGGTGGAGGCGGTTGCGGCCGCAGGGGTCGGCCTCGCCTTGTTTTACGTTTGGACGACTCACCTTTCCGCCGCCAAATTCCTGGCGTTGCTGGCCGGCATTTTCATGCTTTATGACCCGGTCAAGAAGCTGAGCCGCATCCATCTCACGATGCAGAAATGCTTTACGGCCACGAGCAACATCTTCGAAATCATGCACCGGGAACCGTCGATCCAGGATCTTCCCGCCGCCGTCGCACTCGGGCGCAGCGCGGGCGATATCCGGATCGAGAACGTGACTTTCCGTTACCGGCCCGAGTTACCGCCCGCGGTTCAGCAGTTGAACCTGCATATCGAACCCGGCAAGTACTATGCCCTGGTCGGGTCCAGCGGGGCGGGGAAGAGCACAATCCTGTCATTGTTGCTGCGGTTTTATGACCCGGATGAAGGCGCCGTCCTGATTGATGGCCGGGATCTGCGGACGGTCCAGCAGCGCTCACTGCGAGATCAGATCGGGATCGTCACCCAGGACACGTTTCTGTTTCACGACACCATCCTGAACAACATCCGGTACGGTCGTCTGGATGCGACTGAAGCGGAGGTCATCGGGGCCGCGAAACAAGCGTATGCGCACGAGTTTATCCTGGCGCAGCCGAATGGCTACCAAACGGTGATCGGCGACAAAGGATGCCTGTTATCGGGCGGCCAGCAGCAGCGATTGTCCATCGCCCGGGCCCTCCTGAAGAATGCGCCGATTCTGCTCCTGGACGAAGCCATGTCGGCCCTTGATTCGGAGGCGGAACGGGAGATCCAGGCTGCCTTCGAGCGCCTGGCGGAAGGCCGTACGGTCATTGCCATCGCCCACCGGCTCTCGACGGTTCTTAAGGCCGACCAGATCGTCGTCATGCATCAGGGGCAGGTGCGGGAGATCGGTACCCATTCCGAACTGGTGCACGGTTCGATGCTTTATCGGCGGCTGTACGAATTGCAATTCAATGTGCAGACAGAAGAACTCGCCGGCGTCGTGGCCTGA
- the opgC gene encoding OpgC domain-containing protein, with protein MKRLVELDILRGFLLLLMISNHSPSPLRRFTDQPVGFFSTAEDFVFVSAFLAGMLFQKRTERQGFEAAKMATMGRALRIYQAHLVTLVFTFGIGSLFLLQLPGLRDLLSPYWKNPAAAALASLGLAFQPPLMDILPMYVVFSLLTPAAFWAAKRWGWRNVFIASAALWVLSQFNLRDALLGPVKSLSFIDPGPFDLFSWQFLWVGGLLFGKCLQARQPIRLPAAGEAVFLVLAIVFLIWRWYCNYLELDPSKTWWFLNKWHLGPLRILNFFVVTWLGAKILPYLARCQELLSPLCWVGQNMLPVFAFQICLSLVLVGWVTPANNPGGLASTALVLLQTLLALLFAWFLDWRRTRQKSMDSRQNSQERALALT; from the coding sequence ATGAAGCGATTGGTTGAACTCGATATCCTCCGCGGCTTCTTGCTGCTGTTGATGATCAGCAATCATTCTCCGTCGCCTTTGCGCCGGTTCACTGATCAGCCGGTCGGCTTCTTTTCGACGGCAGAGGATTTCGTGTTTGTCTCTGCCTTTCTCGCCGGAATGCTCTTTCAGAAGCGAACCGAGCGACAAGGCTTTGAGGCCGCCAAAATGGCCACGATGGGACGGGCCCTGCGGATTTACCAGGCGCACCTGGTTACGCTTGTGTTCACTTTCGGGATCGGAAGCCTGTTTTTATTGCAACTCCCGGGTTTGCGGGATCTCCTGAGCCCGTATTGGAAGAATCCGGCGGCTGCGGCGCTGGCGTCGCTCGGCCTGGCTTTTCAGCCGCCGTTGATGGACATCCTGCCCATGTACGTCGTTTTCTCGCTGCTTACGCCCGCGGCTTTCTGGGCGGCAAAACGCTGGGGGTGGCGCAACGTATTCATCGCGAGCGCGGCGCTTTGGGTTCTGTCCCAGTTTAATCTGCGGGACGCCCTCTTGGGGCCGGTAAAGAGCCTGTCGTTCATCGACCCCGGCCCGTTTGACCTGTTTTCGTGGCAGTTCCTGTGGGTGGGCGGCCTGCTTTTCGGAAAATGCCTGCAGGCCAGGCAGCCGATCAGGCTGCCGGCGGCCGGCGAGGCGGTCTTCCTGGTCCTGGCGATCGTTTTCCTGATCTGGCGGTGGTACTGCAATTACCTGGAACTGGACCCGAGTAAGACCTGGTGGTTTCTGAATAAATGGCACCTGGGACCATTGAGGATACTGAACTTTTTCGTGGTGACCTGGCTCGGGGCAAAGATTCTGCCTTACCTGGCACGATGCCAGGAACTGTTGAGCCCGCTCTGCTGGGTGGGCCAGAACATGCTGCCGGTGTTTGCCTTTCAGATTTGTTTGTCGCTCGTGCTCGTAGGCTGGGTGACTCCGGCCAATAATCCAGGGGGTCTGGCCTCGACTGCACTGGTCCTGCTGCAGACTCTGCTCGCCTTGCTGTTCGCCTGGTTTCTGGACTGGCGGCGCACGCGCCAGAAGTCGATGGACTCCCGGCAGAATTCCCAGGAACGCGCGCTGGCTCTGACGTAG
- a CDS encoding alpha-glucosidase, whose amino-acid sequence MPNAVPASVPPEWWRGAVIYEIYVRSFADSNGDGIGDLRGITARLAYVRDLGVDAVWLTPFFKSPMADFGYDVEDYTEVDPQFGTLADFDALAAEAGRLGLKVVIDLVLSHTSERHPWFRESRKDWRNSKTGWYVWADPKPDGTPPNNWVSVFGGPAWQWEPRRRQYYLHNFLKEQPDLNLHQPAVQDALLDVARFWLDRGVTGLRLDAANFYMHDALLRDNPPWPKERPYAGEGRDDNPYYWQRHLYDKSQPENLAFLRRIRQLLDRYPGAMAVAEVADDEPVVRTAEYVQAGVLHTAYNFSFLGKAFDAGAARTVLGEFAATAPEGWPSWAFSNHDSMRLVSRWPRSSDQPGLAKMLTALLVSMRGTPFVYQGEELGLPEAEVPFERLRDPYGIAFWPDYRGRDGCRTPMPWTGEGPGAGFSQVEPWLPVPDEHRRLSVAAQAGDSGSVLNHVKALLAWRRERPALIIGDLQFQTADGPLLVFRRTADGHAPVWCAFNFSDQQGSCEWSGDAPLSEFGVHAARQPGEVSLGPHGFVLLEEKAGQETHRRR is encoded by the coding sequence ATGCCAAATGCCGTGCCGGCCAGCGTACCCCCTGAATGGTGGCGGGGCGCAGTGATCTACGAAATTTACGTTCGCAGCTTTGCCGATTCCAACGGTGACGGAATCGGGGACCTGCGCGGGATCACCGCCAGGCTTGCTTACGTGCGGGACCTGGGGGTCGACGCGGTATGGCTCACGCCGTTCTTCAAGTCCCCCATGGCTGACTTCGGTTACGACGTCGAGGATTACACCGAGGTTGATCCTCAATTCGGGACCCTTGCCGATTTTGACGCGCTGGCAGCCGAGGCCGGCCGGCTCGGGCTGAAGGTCGTCATTGACCTCGTGCTCAGCCACACCTCCGAGCGGCACCCGTGGTTCCGTGAGAGCCGGAAAGACTGGCGGAACTCCAAGACCGGCTGGTACGTCTGGGCAGATCCCAAACCCGATGGAACGCCGCCGAACAACTGGGTGTCCGTGTTCGGTGGGCCCGCATGGCAGTGGGAGCCGAGGCGCCGCCAATATTACCTCCACAACTTCCTTAAAGAGCAGCCGGACCTGAACCTGCATCAACCTGCCGTGCAGGATGCCCTTTTGGACGTTGCGCGATTCTGGCTGGATCGCGGCGTCACCGGGCTTCGCCTGGACGCCGCCAATTTTTACATGCACGACGCCCTGCTGCGTGACAACCCGCCATGGCCCAAAGAACGGCCGTACGCGGGGGAAGGGCGCGACGACAACCCGTACTACTGGCAGCGTCACCTCTACGATAAGTCGCAACCTGAAAACCTCGCCTTCCTGCGCCGGATCCGGCAGTTGCTCGATCGTTACCCGGGCGCGATGGCTGTAGCCGAGGTTGCCGACGACGAGCCTGTCGTGCGCACGGCCGAATACGTCCAGGCCGGCGTCTTGCATACGGCTTACAATTTCAGTTTTCTGGGCAAAGCGTTCGATGCCGGCGCGGCGCGCACGGTGCTCGGCGAGTTTGCGGCGACGGCTCCGGAAGGGTGGCCGTCCTGGGCATTTTCGAACCACGACAGCATGCGCCTCGTTTCGCGTTGGCCGCGGTCGAGCGACCAGCCCGGTCTGGCCAAAATGCTGACCGCTTTGCTGGTGAGCATGCGCGGTACGCCCTTCGTCTACCAGGGCGAGGAACTCGGCCTCCCCGAAGCGGAAGTGCCGTTTGAACGGCTGCGTGATCCTTACGGAATCGCCTTCTGGCCGGACTACCGGGGCCGCGACGGTTGCCGTACGCCGATGCCGTGGACGGGCGAAGGTCCGGGCGCCGGCTTTTCCCAGGTTGAACCCTGGCTGCCGGTGCCGGATGAACATCGGCGCCTGTCCGTCGCGGCTCAGGCCGGGGATTCGGGCTCGGTGCTGAACCACGTCAAGGCATTGCTGGCCTGGCGCCGGGAACGGCCTGCCCTCATCATCGGAGACTTGCAGTTCCAGACGGCGGACGGTCCGCTGCTGGTGTTCCGGCGCACGGCTGACGGCCACGCGCCGGTATGGTGCGCGTTTAACTTTTCCGACCAGCAAGGGAGCTGCGAGTGGTCCGGCGACGCGCCGCTCAGCGAGTTTGGCGTTCACGCTGCCAGGCAGCCCGGTGAGGTTTCACTCGGACCTCATGGGTTCGTGTTGCTGGAGGAAAAGGCCGGGCAGGAAACTCACCGGCGCAGATAA
- a CDS encoding DUF937 domain-containing protein yields the protein MSFFQSILAAVADPNHAGNSGDLQRWAGIANLLPGLQGAEQQLQPILNVLGGHVKDALNEQQQSQGTAAVQQSVTDLAQGGATVPDLQDFFGADRFNQIVAELTRRTGLSESTLLGMLPMLLPVVMRLLATGNHVQDPQAPNPVLGQFLNAGQGGGALLSEAFQLASQFLSRPR from the coding sequence ATGAGCTTCTTTCAATCTATCCTCGCCGCCGTGGCTGATCCGAACCACGCGGGCAACTCGGGCGACCTCCAACGCTGGGCGGGAATCGCGAACCTCCTGCCCGGACTGCAGGGCGCCGAACAGCAGCTGCAACCGATTCTGAACGTGCTGGGCGGACATGTGAAGGATGCCCTCAACGAACAGCAACAATCCCAGGGCACCGCGGCCGTCCAGCAGAGCGTCACGGATCTTGCCCAGGGCGGTGCAACCGTTCCTGATCTTCAGGATTTTTTCGGGGCCGATCGGTTCAACCAGATCGTGGCCGAGTTGACGCGGCGAACCGGGCTCAGTGAATCGACCCTGCTCGGCATGCTTCCCATGTTGCTTCCGGTTGTCATGCGGCTGCTCGCCACCGGCAACCATGTGCAAGACCCGCAGGCTCCGAACCCGGTGCTGGGCCAGTTTTTAAATGCCGGCCAGGGAGGGGGTGCACTCCTGTCCGAAGCGTTTCAACTCGCCTCCCAGTTCCTGAGCCGGCCACGATGA